Part of the Saccharomyces paradoxus chromosome XI, complete sequence genome, GGTATTTCCATTGGCGTTAGTGTAAGGAATTTTAACTAATGTGGAGACAACGTTTCTATATTTAGAAGGTAATGCACTACCGGTCCCTAATGTAATAATTTCAACGtgtctcttcttttctgctGTATTGTTGAAGTTATTCACATGTAGCTGGTCGTTAATAACTGTATCGACATCAGCTAGAGGGAACTCTAAAGGTTTCACatgttcttcaaaaattttttgccaCGAGAAAGCTGACACTTCACCATTTATTTTGCATTTCATCGGTTCTTCGTTCATATGAAATGGTTCAAAAATAACTGTCTTATCTTGTGAAAAAATGTGAATATTATCTTTCtctatttttgtattcaaAGGTTCCTCTTGGGATTCAGACATGGACGTACCCCCGCTGAGCGGTTTGTCGAACCTATCATAGAAGTCCTTGGAAAATACACGGTCTGTTCTTGGCAGATTGTAGTTATTTACTTGTAGTGCCTTCAACTTCAACGTAGTCAATGCAGAACCGAAAAATGATATTGTGTTTGGGGAAATTTTATTGTGAGATATCATATGATTTACTTTACCAAAATTGTTCTTCTCAAATATGTCAATGAACGTGAATAGATTATCATTAATGGTAACCTCatcaccaaaaaaataataaaccaTACCAAGCTCAGCACAATCATAATCTTTGAACTTTTCTACGAAAGCGTCCAAATATAGGTCATCTGGAATATCCAAAATCAATACTTTGGCAAAATGACGCTCTTTTTCCAACACCTGTTCGGGAGTGACAACAGTACCGTTATCCAAAGTAACCGTTTGTCCCTTGGTTAACTTCGCAAATAAGGGCCCCTTTGGAACGCCTAATTTAACAGCTTCTTCAAGCTTGAATTTACCCCTCACTGGATTGAAGGAGATCTCGTAATTCGTGGAAACTTCCACTTTGGCGTCCAAGTCAGGCAACTCTACATTCAAATGCGGATCGCTGGAAGGATCGTACCTATCAGTGGGTGCATGCTTGGGGAACATTTTCGTAACTATAGAACGTAACACACCTTTTTGAAAGCTATTAAAAACGTCTGTTGTGTCATCTCCCCCATTTTTCAGAACATTAAAGGATTTAACAGTTATCACCTTATCTCtaaatatttctttgtCTTTCATAATATGATCGTTCAAGTCTATTCCGAATCTAAAGACGAAGTACCTCCAAGTGGAAACTATGTAATTCAAAATGTCATTCCCATAATGCAAAACAAGATTGCTTTTACCCTGATCAGCGATAGTCAAAATCATCCCAGGCAATCCACCAATATCCGACCAGTTTAATTCACCagtaagaaaaatatcCTTCAATTTGGATATCCTGATCTTATTTTCGGTCAGACTTCTTTGGGATCCTTCACCAATCTTACCGAAGAAGTACTTTTCCCCATGTGCGGACTGGAGTAGCAGTAAGGAATGCTTCGTGTCTGATGTAGGGTGTGTGATGGGTACAAATGTGAACATAGTTGAAAACCTTCCAGgacttttttctttacgGCT contains:
- the TRZ1 gene encoding tRNase Z (tRNA 3'-end processing endonuclease tRNase Z~similar to YKR079C); translated protein: MFTFVPITHPTSDTKHSLLLLQSAHGEKYFFGKIGEGSQRSLTENKIRISKLKDIFLTGELNWSDIGGLPGMILTIADQGKSNLVLHYGNDILNYIVSTWRYFVFRFGIDLNDHIMKDKEIFRDKVITVKSFNVLKNGGDDTTDVFNSFQKGVLRSIVTKMFPKHAPTDRYDPSSDPHLNVELPDLDAKVEVSTNYEISFNPVRGKFKLEEAVKLGVPKGPLFAKLTKGQTVTLDNGTVVTPEQVLEKERHFAKVLILDIPDDLYLDAFVEKFKDYDCAELGMVYYFFGDEVTINDNLFTFIDIFEKNNFGKVNHMISHNKISPNTISFFGSALTTLKLKALQVNNYNLPRTDRVFSKDFYDRFDKPLSGGTSMSESQEEPLNTKIEKDNIHIFSQDKTVIFEPFHMNEEPMKCKINGEVSAFSWQKIFEEHVKPLEFPLADVDTVINDQLHVNNFNNTAEKKRHVEIITLGTGSALPSKYRNVVSTLVKIPYTNANGNTINRNIMLDAGENTLGTMHRMFSQLAVKSIFQDLKMIYLSHLHADHHLGIISVLNEWYKYNKDNEMSYIYVVTPWQYNKFVNEWLILENKEILKKIKYISCEHFINDSFVRMQTQSVPLAEFNEILKENSNQESKRKLDLDRDSSYRDVDLIRQMYDDLAIEYFQTCRAIHCDWAYSNSITFRMEENNERNTFKVSYSGDTRPNIEKFSLEIGYNSDLLIHEATLENQLLDDAVKKKHCTINEAISVSNEMNARKLILTHFSQRYPKLPQLDNNIDVMAKEFCFAFDSMIVDYEKIGEQQRIFPLLNKAFVEEKEQEDDVDDVESIQDFEVKLKKHKKN